One window of Centropristis striata isolate RG_2023a ecotype Rhode Island chromosome 21, C.striata_1.0, whole genome shotgun sequence genomic DNA carries:
- the LOC131958953 gene encoding WD repeat-containing protein on Y chromosome produces the protein MDIFKSKKNPWVLYETEVPHSRFCDPACGVSPAEKLTPDHLQLLRNAFSHPKAGAQIHENRPKGRSGKNGGGHEESGLKLGEFHEVLRSVVGPDVEDEWVERFFSEVDISCTGQVKWQQLCSYLLLEYTERERASIPRAALLDTQPQIRHCSHNKREPTVRVVAVSNPPPLRYISVSKGGQVTVWSSCLHILKTLVLAGDPTEEVAHTRRFRGWTTDAVYMGNANRVAIATDCRDLHFVNVSMGNSVYEDIHLFGFRSVPTALCYWHDVQCPERPSLLLLGDEKGGVHLMWFLNPSKGLFKNLSKAENGPQRIFFPDLIKDSNTVSYRHIPNIHQEAINRVMFEPGSNVIMTSSESDTTSVVFVNVTLKQEPYIWKFKQGAKCFDYNASLQLLVTGGCDRAVRLWTRFVTTRPVATLLGHRTTLLDVAIYQPVGQIFSYSRDAELRVWDISSQHCLKTIHLQFPCQQPGRIPTHGNFPFLLLSCPLPEQTACHLMVGCKDYLAVLNLAETRRGGGGWLTDEEREPGPNIQSGPALSCALYNPTLREVATGHVDSSLSLWDVETGRRRLQILNAHGEDELTCMALDSSHRRLITGARNGTIKVWNLLNGLNLHKLEPVTNSEVTGLTCLHDNQLLAVGWSQQVTQYDIAAAKDLYVRADMSWKSSGVHKSDIVAVCQCSALGVVATASHDGEVIIWRLETQGPVLHLQRSTQRGALPPVDSLLFLQHRAGNRKLRNRAVLLSSQAGCLCFWSITGQTHTYGQFYAPEQPGERVLSLTSDQTKNTMLVSGDTTGRLQIWDTSEYALDIQHKPVCERPPLLRCWKAHERALVSVDVLEVADRLFVLTASADGSAGLWTKDGDHVGSFGQEVIWDITEPATYKRRTREKLTGDMRERTEGDQAGLNKVQSQVPDPAHRGQTSQEDCCSDRHHSVQTGFSTSPAENGQPQQPMHLCEDFCQTVASCQERRHLFDDIQYCNHC, from the exons AtggatatttttaaaagcaagaaaaaccCATGGGTACTTTATGAGACAGAAGTGCCACACAGTAGGTTCTG TGATCCAGCCTGTGGAGTCAGTCCTGCAGAGAAATTGACCCCCGATCACCTGCAGCTCCTGAGAAATGCATTTAGCCATCCAAAAGCTGGAGCCCAGATACATGAAAACAGGCCGAAAGGAAGGAGTGGAAAGAACGGAGGAGGACATGAAGAGAGTGGACTGAAGTTGGGAGAGTTTCATGAGGTTCTTCGGTCCGTGGTTGGTCCAGATGTTGAGGACGAGTGGGTTGAGAGGTTCTTCAGTGAg GTAGATATCAGCTGTACCGGGCAGGTGAAGTGGCAGCAGCTTTGCTCCTACCTGCTCCTGGAGTACACTGAGAGAGAGCGCGCCTCCATCCCCAGAGCTGCTCTCCTGGACACTCAGCCACAGATTAGACACTGCTCGCATAACAAG CGGGAGCCAACAGTGCGCGTGGTTGCCGTTTCCAACCCTCCTCCGCTCCGATACATTAGTGTCAGTAAGGGAGGTCAGGTCACTGTCTGGAGCAGCTGCCTACACATCCTCAAAACTCTGGTG CTGGCTGGAGACCCAACAGAGGAAGTGGCCCACACGAGGAGGTTCAGAGGCTGGACCACTGACGCCGTCTATATGGGCAACGCCAACAGGGTTGCCATTGCAACCGACTGCAGGGACTTGCACTTTGTGAATGTCTCCATGGGCAACAGCGTATATGAAGACATCCACCTGTTTG GTTTTCGCAGCGTCCCGACTGCTCTTTGTTACTGGCATGATGTTCAG TGTCCAGAGAGACCCTCTCTGCTGCTACTGGGGGATGAGAAAGGAGGAGTCCACCTCATGTGGTTCCTGAATCCATCTAAAGGTCTTTTCAAGAATCTGTCTAAGGCAGAGAACGGCCCACAGAGGATCTTTTTCCCG GACCTCATCAAAGACAGCAACACTGTCTCATACCGTCACATCCCCAACATCCACCAGGAAGCCATCAACAGAGTGATGTTTGAGCCCGGCAGCAAcgtcatcatgacatcatcagagaGTGACACCACCTCTGTGGTCTTTGTGAACGTGACCCTGAAGCAGGAGCCGTACATTTGGAAATTTAAGCAG GGAGCTAAGTGTTTTGACTACAATGCGTCTCTGCAGTTGTTGGTCACAGGAGGTTGTGACCGAGCCGTCAGACTGTGGACTCGGTTTGTGACCACACGTCCCGTAGCGACGCTGCTGGGTCACCGCACCACTCTGCTGGATGTTGCAATTTACCAACCTGTCGGGCAGATCTTCAGCTACTCCAGAGATGCT GAGCTGAGAGTTTGGGACATTTCCAGCCAACACTGTCTGAAAACAATCCACCTGCAGTTCCCGTGCCAGCAGCCAGGTCGAATCCCAACACACGGTAACTTCCCCTTCCTGCTGCTGAGCTGTCCTCTTCCTGAGCAAACAGCCTGTCATTTAATGGTGGGATGCAAAGACTACCTTGCAGTGCTCAACCTGGCTGAAACGAGAAGAGGAGGGGGCGGTTGGTTGACAGATGAAGAAAGGGAACCTGGACCGAATATTCAAAGTGGTCCTGCCCTCTCCTGCGCTCTGTACAACCCGACTCTGAGAGAGGTGGCGACCGGACACGTGGACTCGTCCTTGTCTCTGTGGGACGTAGAAACCGGGAGGAGGCGGCTTCAGATCCTAAACGCTCATGGGGAAGACGAGCTCACCTGCATGGCACTAGACTCCTCCCACAGACGACTGATCACTGGGGCTCGCAATGGCACTATTAAG GTGTGGAACTTACTAAATGGCCTTAACTTGCACAAACTGGAGCCCGTCACCAACTCCGAGGTCACCGGGTTGACCTGTCTCCATGacaaccagctgctggctgtgGGGTGGAGCCAGCAGGTCACACAGTACGACATCGCTGctgcaaag GATTTGTACGTAAGGGCGGACATGTCATGGAAGTCCAGCGGTGTCCACAAATCAGACATCGTGGCTGTGTGTCAGTGCTCTGCTCTGGGGGTTGTTGCCACAGCGAGCCATGACGGAGAGGTCATTATCTGGAGACTGGAGACACAAGGACCAGTACTTCACCTTCAGAGATCGACACAGAGAGg AGCGCTGCCCCCTGTGGACAGTCTCTTGTTCCTGCAGCATCGGGCTGGCAACAGAAAGTTGAGAAACAGAGCTGTCCTGCTTTCATCGCAGGCCGGCTGTCTCTGCTTTTGGAGCATCACTGGACAGACGCATACTTATG GCCAGTTCTATGCTCCAGAGCAGCCAGGTGAGCGTGTGCTGAGCCTGACCTCAGATCAGACTAAAAACACCATGCTAGTCTCTGGAGACACAACTGGCCGGCTGCAGATCTGGGACACCAGTGAATATGCACTGGACATCCAACACAAA CCAGTTTGTGAGCGGCCTCCCCTGCTGCGGTGCTGGAAGGCTCATGAGAGAGCGTTAGTAAGTGTGGATGTCCTCGAGGTGGCTGACAGATTGTTCGTCCTCACAGCTTCAGCTGACGGCTCTGCTGGACTGTGGACGAAGGACGGAGATCATGTGGGTTCTTTCGGGCAGGAAGTGATTTGGGATATAACTGAGCCAGCTACTTACAAGAG GAGGACACGAGAGAAACTGACAGGAGACATGAGGGAGAGGACTGAAGGTGACCAAGCGGGGCTCAACAAGGTCCAAAGTCAAGTACCTGATCCCGCCCACAGGGGTCAAACTTCACAGGAAGACTGCTGTTCTGACCGTCATCATTCAGTGCAAACAG GCTTTTCCACCAGCCCAGCAGAGAATGGGCAACCTCAGCAACCCATG CATCTGTGTGAAGACTTTTGCCAGACGGTAGCTTCGTGTCAAGAGAGGAGAcatctgtttgatgacatccaATACTGCAATCACTGTTGA